A genomic segment from Corylus avellana chromosome ca5, CavTom2PMs-1.0 encodes:
- the LOC132181571 gene encoding probable protein S-acyltransferase 6: MGEISKDIEVMEAVALSDPSEEGYERENVEAEKEVTTARGGGRKVLAAMKEKLFEFKRAVEGRWVAYFGGGNLERTRAYHFWPGKNVFFFHGRLICGPDPRGLMLTIVSIILSSWIFTIYVGEDLPSNSRLIIIIISIILTIIVLVNLILVSSIDPGIIPRNDQESTEDVGTSNGNRRRRVTINGVEKKLKYCRICKIYRPPRSCHCAVCDNCVEKFDHHCPWIGQCIALRNYRFYLTFVVSGLVFFVYIFAFSCWRIHQRILRNGTGFLGILTNCPETVALVSFSFAAIAFLGGLAIYHVYLTAINQTAYENFRQRFVVSKNPYDKGIINNIMEVLFVALPPSRVDFRAEITPKQFSTAQGKSEKLKIDTQSPRWHSKLAKILKNIKGISYRIDVQEGVAHVNGRIDPKNLLKKLEKAGRVAELMEVHSSDLAYGHYQTMFDHHYDVHFNGHPFYDHYGRSEPSYHYPYNYHTYKSQPSQYEPYYNDPWARYPYYWYEPPAQCFPQPPSPVEVHPFYDPHYSCSIM, encoded by the exons ATGGGGGAAATTTCGAAGGATATAGAAGTTATGGAAGCTGTTGCACTTTCTGACCCATCGGAAGAAGGGTATGAGAGAGAAAATGTGGAGGCTGAAAAGGAGGTGACCACCGCAAGGGGTGGTGGCCGGAAAGTTTTGGCCGCCATGAAGGAGAAGTTGTTTGAGTTCAAAAGGGCTGTGGAGGGTCGGTGGGTGGCATACTTTGGCGGTGGGAATTTGGAAAGAACCAGAGCCTACCATTTTTGGCCTGGGAAAAAT gtGTTTTTCTTTCATGGGAGGCTCATATGTGGTCCGGATCCAAGAGGGTTGATGCTGACAATTGTTTCTATTATTCTATCAAGTTGGATTTTCACCATCTATGTTGGGGAGGATTTACCGAGTAATTCTagactcatcatcatcatcatctccatcATTTTGACCATTATT GTTCTTGTGAATTTGATTCTGGTTAGCTCAATTGATCCGGGAATTATTCCTAGAAATGATCAAGAATCCACTGAAGATGTTGGTACTAGCAATGGCAATAGGAGGAGGAGGGTAACCATTAATGGAGTGGAAAAGAAACTCAAATATTGTCGGATTTGCAAGATTTATCGTCCACCCAGGAGTTGCCACTGTGCTGTATGCGACAACTGTGTTGAGAAATTTGATCACCATTGCCCCTGGATTGGTCAATGCATTGCACTC AGGAACTATAGGTTTTACCTGACATTTGTGGTATCAGGcctggttttctttgtttacaTATTTGCCTTTTCCTGCTGGAGAATCCACCAAAGAATATTGAGAAATGGAACAGGATTCCTTGGGATCCTCACGAATTGTCCTGAAACAGTGGCATTGGTGTCTTTTAGTTTTGCTGCCATTGCCTTCCTGGGTGGTCTTGCTATCTACCATGTCTACCTAACTGCTATAAACCAG aCAGCTTATGAGAATTTTCGGCAGCGGTTTGTGGTTTCTAAGAATCCATATGATAAAGGaatcataaataatattatGGAGGTATTATTTGTAGCACTGCCACCTTCTAGAGTTGATTTTCGTGCTGAGATTACAccaaaacagttttcaacaGCTCAAGGGAAGTCTGAG AAACTGAAAATTGATACCCAATCTCCCAGGTGGCATTCGAAATTGGCCAAAATATTGAAGAATATTaaag GAATATCTTACCGTATTGATGTACAAGAAGGTGTCGCACATGTTAATGGTAGAATAGATCCAAAAAACCTTCTGAAGAAGCTAGAAAAAGCAGGGAGAGTGGCAGAACTCATGGAAGTTCATTCTTCTGATCTTGCCTATGGCCATTACCAGACCATGTTTGACCATCACTATGATGTGCATTTCAATGGCCATCCATTTTATGATCATTATGGAAGATCAGAGCCTTCATATCATTATCCTTACAATTATCACACGTATAAATCCCAGCCTAGCCAGTATGAACCTTATTACAATGACCCGTGGGCACGGTATCCATATTACTGGTATGAGCCTCCGGCGCAATGCTTTCCGCAGCCGCCGTCGCCGGTGGAGGTCCATCCCTTCTATGATCCACACTACTCATGCTCAATCATGTAA